Part of the Bifidobacterium sp. ESL0775 genome is shown below.
GTTCATTTCGATGGTCTCACTCATTTCATCTGCTCCTTCATGCTGTTCAATTGCACCGCGTAGGCGATCACCATGGTGATCACGGCCATCACGATCGCCAGCGCCGCGGCGTAATTGCTCTGCCCGCCGGTGAAGCTCAGGTTGTAGGCGTACATGTTCGGGGTGTAATACGTCGTGATCGCGTTGCCCGGAACCATGTTCTGCATGATCGAAGGCTCGTTGAACAGCTGGAAGCTCCCGATGATGCTGAAGATCACCGTGATCGCCAGCGAGCCCTTGAGCTCCGGCATCTTGATCTTGCGCACGATCTGCCACTCCGAGGCGCCGTCGATGGCCGCGGCCTCATACATGGAGTGCGGAATGGTGGACAGGGAGGAATAGAAGATCAGCATATTGTAGCCCGTGAACTCCCAAGTATTGATGTTACCGATCGCCGCCAGCAGCACCGAAGGCTGCAACACGTCGATATGCGTGCCCATCCACTGGTTGAACGAGCCGATCAGGCCGTATTTCGCGCCGTACATGAACGCCCAAATCAGTGTGGAGACCACGGCGGGCACCGCGTAGGGCAGGAACGTGGAGATGCGGAAGAACTTCGTGCCGTGCAGGCGCATCGAATCGATCGCCAGCGCCAGAAGCGCGGCCAAGGTCAGCATGATCGGCACCTGGACGATGGTGAAGAGCGTCACGCGCCACACCG
Proteins encoded:
- a CDS encoding sugar ABC transporter permease, which translates into the protein MQGSNEAVQVHRHKLDWRGWKFMWPFALVFVFVFVIPVLYAIYLSFFQTKMIGGTVFVGFENYTRLFHDPQFWSSVWRVTLFTIVQVPIMLTLAALLALAIDSMRLHGTKFFRISTFLPYAVPAVVSTLIWAFMYGAKYGLIGSFNQWMGTHIDVLQPSVLLAAIGNINTWEFTGYNMLIFYSSLSTIPHSMYEAAAIDGASEWQIVRKIKMPELKGSLAITVIFSIIGSFQLFNEPSIMQNMVPGNAITTYYTPNMYAYNLSFTGGQSNYAAALAIVMAVITMVIAYAVQLNSMKEQMK